One Amycolatopsis sp. NBC_00355 genomic window carries:
- a CDS encoding STAS domain-containing protein: MPAVPPPRHRGTFASVTPFDVSTSAEATVLAVAGELDASVVDALAESLDRELALRPPVLVVDAAAVTFCAARALTVLVKAAADAHAAGVAFVIVTEQRSVLRPLTALGLERVLPVYRDVAEALSWLALLPRLTEPAPDC, encoded by the coding sequence ATGCCCGCTGTTCCGCCGCCTCGTCATCGCGGCACGTTCGCGTCGGTGACGCCGTTCGACGTGTCGACCTCGGCCGAGGCCACGGTGCTGGCCGTGGCCGGTGAGCTCGACGCCTCCGTCGTCGACGCGCTCGCCGAGTCGCTCGACCGCGAGCTCGCCCTCCGGCCGCCGGTGCTCGTGGTCGACGCCGCGGCGGTCACCTTCTGCGCGGCGCGAGCGCTGACCGTGCTGGTGAAGGCCGCCGCCGACGCGCACGCCGCCGGCGTCGCGTTCGTGATCGTCACCGAGCAGCGTTCGGTGTTGCGCCCGCTGACCGCGCTGGGGCTGGAGCGGGTGCTGCCGGTGTACCGCGACGTCGCCGAGGCGCTCTCGTGGCTGGCGTTGCTGCCGCGGCTGACCGAGCCGGCGCCGGACTGCTGA
- a CDS encoding SGNH/GDSL hydrolase family protein, translated as MKRILLAALVAAGLVTPVGAAGAAVSYPGLAAAFDNVGVSTAAQPGAADLDGSGHSLVAEDLAAAGWAPGRTITVDGAPLALPAYSPGAPDNVVAAGQRIEGSFAGAALSFLVTSTGTASSGTGTIDYADGHVQTFRLGAPDWYFGPGDRMTVSFPRWNTPSGPNAFSAKLYTVSVPLDPGASATAVTLPTIGSGAALHVFALGVRPAAGPWAGTWAAATDDGLAAGPWPERTLRMVEHTSRGGSQVRVRLDNAYDPGPLVVGHATVAVRQAGATPVSTPVTLTFGGQPEAALPAGGQAVSDPLPFAVPADADLLVSLYLKGTVTNAPAHSVGLQDMYTTADGTGDHTADTGDFPSAGTFGFWTILAGIDVADADTAGTVVAFGDSITDGYSSTPNTNSRWPNFLARRLLAGGQAGTPGVVDEGIAGNRILQDAFSGFPDGRTAGVSGLARLNHDLIGQPGARTAIVLEGINDINSDASADDVITGLRQIATELHAAHIRVLAATLTPIKGCSCSNDAHLAARDQVNTFIRTSTGVFDGWVDFDAAVRDPADPESMLAAYDSGDHLHPGDAGYRAMAEAIPLDAL; from the coding sequence CGGCCGGCGCGGCCGTCAGCTACCCGGGTCTTGCCGCCGCCTTCGACAACGTCGGGGTCAGCACGGCCGCCCAACCGGGCGCGGCGGACCTCGACGGGAGCGGGCACAGTCTCGTCGCCGAAGACCTGGCCGCGGCGGGCTGGGCTCCCGGCCGCACGATCACCGTCGACGGCGCACCGCTGGCGCTGCCCGCGTACAGCCCGGGCGCACCCGACAACGTCGTCGCCGCCGGGCAGCGGATCGAAGGCTCCTTCGCCGGTGCGGCGCTGTCGTTCCTGGTGACGAGCACGGGCACGGCGTCCAGCGGGACCGGGACGATCGACTACGCGGACGGGCACGTCCAGACCTTCCGGCTCGGCGCGCCCGACTGGTACTTCGGGCCGGGTGACCGGATGACCGTGTCGTTCCCGCGGTGGAACACCCCGAGCGGGCCGAACGCCTTCTCCGCCAAGCTGTACACGGTGTCGGTCCCGCTCGACCCGGGCGCCTCGGCCACCGCCGTCACGCTGCCCACGATCGGCTCGGGCGCGGCCCTGCACGTGTTCGCCCTCGGCGTGCGGCCCGCGGCCGGACCGTGGGCGGGAACGTGGGCCGCGGCGACCGACGACGGTCTCGCCGCGGGGCCGTGGCCCGAGCGGACGTTGCGCATGGTCGAGCACACCAGCCGCGGCGGCTCGCAGGTGCGCGTCCGGCTGGACAACGCCTACGATCCCGGCCCGCTGGTCGTCGGCCACGCCACGGTCGCGGTGCGGCAGGCGGGCGCGACGCCGGTGAGCACGCCGGTCACCCTGACGTTCGGCGGGCAGCCGGAGGCGGCGCTGCCGGCGGGCGGCCAGGCCGTCAGTGACCCGCTGCCCTTCGCGGTGCCCGCGGACGCCGATCTCCTGGTGAGCCTGTACCTGAAGGGGACCGTGACGAACGCGCCCGCGCACAGCGTCGGGCTGCAGGACATGTACACCACCGCGGACGGCACCGGCGACCACACCGCCGACACCGGCGACTTCCCGTCAGCGGGGACGTTCGGTTTCTGGACGATCCTCGCCGGCATCGACGTCGCGGACGCCGACACCGCCGGCACGGTCGTCGCCTTCGGCGATTCGATCACCGACGGCTACTCGTCGACCCCGAACACCAACAGCCGCTGGCCGAACTTCCTGGCCCGGCGCCTGCTCGCCGGTGGCCAGGCCGGCACCCCCGGGGTGGTCGACGAGGGCATCGCGGGCAACCGCATCCTGCAGGACGCGTTCAGCGGCTTCCCGGACGGCCGCACGGCCGGCGTGAGCGGCCTCGCCCGGCTCAACCACGACCTGATCGGCCAGCCCGGGGCGCGCACCGCGATCGTGCTGGAGGGCATCAACGACATCAACAGCGACGCGAGCGCCGACGACGTCATCACCGGCCTGAGGCAGATCGCCACGGAGCTGCACGCGGCCCACATCCGGGTGCTGGCCGCCACGCTGACGCCGATCAAGGGCTGCTCGTGCAGCAACGACGCGCACCTGGCGGCCCGGGATCAGGTGAACACCTTCATCCGCACGAGCACCGGGGTGTTCGACGGCTGGGTCGACTTCGACGCGGCGGTCCGCGACCCGGCGGACCCGGAGTCGATGCTGGCGGCCTACGACTCCGGCGACCACCTGCACCCGGGTGACGCGGGCTACCGGGCCATGGCGGAGGCCATCCCGCTCGACGCCCTGTGA
- a CDS encoding DUF2188 domain-containing protein has protein sequence MTRGDVHTYYEDGLWKNRIEGGVRASNTSVRRSDALSFGRTMARRKRVTHFVHDAAGDVEERKTYGPSS, from the coding sequence GTGACCCGGGGAGACGTGCACACGTACTACGAAGACGGACTGTGGAAGAACCGGATCGAAGGCGGTGTCCGCGCCTCGAACACCTCGGTGCGCCGCAGCGACGCGCTGTCGTTCGGGCGCACGATGGCGCGCCGGAAACGGGTCACGCATTTCGTCCACGACGCCGCGGGAGACGTCGAAGAGCGGAAAACGTACGGACCGAGTTCCTGA
- a CDS encoding DUF2188 domain-containing protein has translation MKRPGPEFPGRTTVFHHTLLLQSEAKPDKPDAVTAGRQLAVKRATAHFIHPKDGKVGERRTYRAPGPDFAARRPAAAVRRTSLRRSGSGRVAGVPAGSPPPEVSRSCGGEARK, from the coding sequence ATGAAACGGCCTGGGCCCGAGTTCCCCGGACGGACCACCGTGTTCCATCACACCTTGCTGCTGCAGTCCGAAGCCAAACCCGACAAGCCCGACGCCGTCACAGCCGGCCGGCAGCTGGCGGTCAAACGCGCCACGGCGCACTTCATCCACCCGAAGGACGGGAAAGTGGGCGAACGCCGGACGTACCGCGCGCCCGGTCCTGACTTCGCCGCCCGGCGCCCTGCTGCGGCAGTGCGTCGGACGTCACTCCGGCGCTCCGGGTCCGGCCGCGTAGCGGGCGTCCCGGCGGGTAGTCCCCCACCTGAGGTCAGCCGGTCCTGCGGCGGCGAAGCACGGAAGTAG
- a CDS encoding ATP-binding protein — MTWARDDQAGWQILDVTGRDRADSASARHWAEARLATLGEAHRLDVLMVIGELLDNAYQHAEGPTQVRLHRLADPCEITVAVADTSGSSPRVRVPDDHGGRGLVLVDQLCLAWGASYHDDGKVVWGRLGCAAPGFPCPKGGDGPG, encoded by the coding sequence GTGACCTGGGCTCGAGACGACCAGGCCGGCTGGCAGATCCTGGACGTGACCGGCCGCGACCGGGCCGACTCGGCGTCCGCGCGGCACTGGGCCGAAGCCCGGCTCGCCACGCTGGGCGAAGCGCACCGCCTCGACGTGCTCATGGTGATCGGCGAACTGCTCGACAACGCCTACCAGCACGCCGAGGGCCCCACCCAGGTCCGGCTCCACCGGCTCGCCGACCCCTGCGAGATCACCGTGGCCGTCGCCGACACCAGCGGCAGCTCGCCGCGGGTGCGCGTCCCCGACGACCACGGCGGCCGCGGGCTGGTGCTCGTCGACCAGCTGTGCCTCGCCTGGGGCGCGAGCTACCACGACGACGGCAAGGTCGTGTGGGGCCGTCTCGGCTGCGCGGCACCCGGCTTCCCCTGCCCGAAGGGCGGGGACGGCCCGGGTTAA
- a CDS encoding MarR family winged helix-turn-helix transcriptional regulator — MSSEKAGPPPSGAQLADALMRTTHALRRFAGQPYQQRGWSTSRVLLMLAVDEAGAPRMGELKDRLGVTGRSITSLVDGLEAEGLLRRYGDPGDRRSTRLEITAKGREHLAEIKALHDAHAEHTFGILGDSERNALLDTLGRLRDHVAGRLSASDDDVS, encoded by the coding sequence GTGTCAAGCGAGAAAGCAGGTCCGCCGCCGTCGGGCGCGCAACTGGCCGACGCGCTCATGCGCACCACCCACGCGCTGCGGCGGTTCGCCGGGCAGCCCTACCAGCAACGCGGCTGGTCGACGTCCCGGGTGCTGCTGATGCTCGCCGTCGACGAAGCCGGCGCGCCGCGGATGGGCGAGCTCAAGGACCGGCTCGGCGTCACCGGCCGGTCCATCACATCCCTGGTGGACGGTCTGGAGGCCGAAGGACTGTTACGCCGCTACGGCGACCCCGGCGACCGCCGGTCGACCCGGCTCGAGATCACCGCGAAGGGCCGCGAACACCTCGCCGAGATCAAGGCGCTGCACGACGCGCACGCCGAACACACCTTCGGCATCCTCGGTGACTCCGAACGAAACGCTCTGCTCGACACACTGGGCCGGCTCCGCGACCACGTCGCCGGACGGCTCTCCGCGTCCGACGACGACGTGTCCTGA
- a CDS encoding ATP-binding protein yields the protein MPVTWRETDRTGWQVLDLTGHDLADLSAARRWTEARLASLGEAHRVDTMLVVGELLDNAYHHATGPIRLRLHQVQDPCEVTVAVADHGDGVPHLRTPAHDGGRGLVLVDRICRDWGVDDDEDGKTVWGRVPCTEA from the coding sequence ATGCCGGTGACCTGGCGCGAAACCGATCGGACCGGGTGGCAGGTCCTGGACCTGACCGGCCACGATCTCGCCGACCTCTCCGCGGCCCGGCGGTGGACCGAAGCGCGGCTCGCGAGCCTCGGCGAAGCGCACCGCGTCGACACCATGCTGGTCGTCGGGGAGCTGCTCGACAACGCCTACCACCACGCGACCGGGCCGATCCGGCTGCGGCTCCACCAGGTCCAGGACCCGTGCGAGGTCACGGTGGCCGTCGCCGATCACGGCGACGGCGTGCCCCACCTGCGCACCCCGGCCCACGACGGCGGCCGCGGGCTGGTGCTGGTCGACCGGATCTGCCGGGACTGGGGAGTGGACGACGACGAGGACGGCAAGACCGTCTGGGGCCGGGTCCCCTGCACGGAAGCCTGA
- a CDS encoding MFS transporter, with protein MGIAGSSTSVWQSRNYRLQIAGAVISALGTAAAPVAMAFAIIYAGGSGTAVGLVSAAGTMPAVLFFAIGGVVADRLPRHLVIVAANLVSAVAQALFALVVFLESVKVWQLVIFAAGNGLAIAFRIPATEGLLMRSVDMSNASKAFAIFRTGLNGAQVAGAALGGVLVAGFGPGWVLALDSATFLLASGFGVMMKVEGNLRKRTGLSTELREGWTEFAGRRWLWSVVGQFAVVNALGVGAFAVLGALASNAKFNGAADWGFILSCDAVGMILGGLLMVRLRPQRLLVSGTSAALLLALLLALPLAAFAADAPLLVICAASLLAGVGGEIFSVNWMTTLRQEIPHDKFSRVAAYEALGSFGLTPLGAAAAGPAADKIGLDRTLWFAAGAIAAATAAVLAVPDVRRVRRSADEDG; from the coding sequence ATGGGCATCGCCGGATCGAGCACGAGTGTGTGGCAGAGCCGCAACTACCGGCTGCAGATCGCCGGCGCGGTCATCTCGGCGCTGGGCACGGCCGCAGCGCCGGTCGCGATGGCGTTCGCGATCATCTACGCGGGCGGCTCGGGCACGGCGGTGGGCCTGGTGTCCGCGGCGGGCACGATGCCGGCGGTGCTGTTCTTCGCGATCGGCGGCGTGGTGGCCGACCGGCTGCCGCGGCACCTGGTCATCGTGGCCGCGAACCTGGTCAGCGCGGTCGCGCAGGCCCTGTTCGCGCTGGTGGTCTTCCTGGAGTCGGTGAAGGTCTGGCAGCTGGTGATCTTCGCCGCCGGCAACGGCCTCGCCATCGCCTTCCGCATCCCCGCCACCGAGGGCCTGCTGATGCGCAGCGTGGACATGTCGAACGCGAGCAAGGCGTTCGCGATCTTCCGGACCGGCCTCAACGGCGCGCAGGTCGCCGGCGCCGCGCTCGGCGGTGTGCTGGTCGCGGGCTTCGGCCCGGGCTGGGTGCTGGCCCTCGACTCGGCCACTTTCCTCCTCGCCTCCGGGTTCGGGGTGATGATGAAGGTCGAGGGCAACCTGCGTAAGCGCACGGGCCTGAGCACCGAGCTGCGCGAAGGCTGGACCGAGTTCGCCGGCCGGCGGTGGCTGTGGAGCGTGGTGGGGCAGTTCGCCGTCGTCAACGCCCTCGGCGTCGGCGCGTTCGCCGTCCTCGGCGCGCTGGCCTCCAACGCGAAGTTCAACGGGGCGGCGGACTGGGGCTTCATTCTTTCGTGTGACGCGGTCGGCATGATCCTCGGCGGGCTGCTGATGGTGCGGCTGCGGCCGCAGCGCCTGCTGGTGTCCGGCACGTCCGCGGCGCTGCTGCTGGCGCTGCTGCTGGCGCTGCCGTTGGCCGCGTTCGCGGCCGACGCGCCGCTGCTGGTGATCTGCGCGGCATCGCTGCTGGCCGGGGTCGGCGGGGAGATCTTCAGCGTCAACTGGATGACGACGCTGCGGCAGGAAATCCCGCACGACAAGTTCTCCCGCGTCGCGGCGTACGAAGCACTGGGCTCCTTCGGGCTCACCCCGCTGGGAGCGGCCGCCGCCGGCCCGGCGGCGGACAAGATCGGCCTGGACCGCACGCTGTGGTTCGCGGCCGGCGCCATCGCGGCCGCGACGGCCGCGGTCCTCGCCGTCCCCGACGTGCGCCGGGTCCGGCGCTCAGCGGACGAAGACGGATGA
- a CDS encoding hemerythrin domain-containing protein, which produces MSTDAIVMLKDDHKTVERLFKQFEKAGEQAFKEKRKLVDAMIEELTTHTYIEEEIFYPVAREAVPETRDHVLESVEEHHVMVWLMAELRTLDPKDETFDAKVTVLTESVRHHVEEEEEEWFPEVRRALGRKRLQEIGLTMLDIRPKAPKDPLKIRSAHA; this is translated from the coding sequence GTGTCGACCGACGCGATCGTGATGCTCAAGGACGATCACAAGACAGTCGAAAGGCTGTTCAAGCAGTTCGAGAAGGCGGGCGAGCAGGCCTTCAAGGAGAAGCGGAAGCTCGTCGACGCGATGATCGAAGAGCTCACCACCCACACCTACATCGAAGAAGAGATCTTCTACCCCGTCGCCCGGGAAGCCGTTCCGGAAACCCGCGACCACGTGCTGGAAAGCGTGGAAGAGCACCACGTGATGGTGTGGCTGATGGCCGAGCTGCGGACGCTCGACCCGAAGGACGAAACCTTCGACGCGAAGGTCACCGTGCTCACCGAAAGCGTGCGCCACCACGTCGAAGAAGAAGAGGAAGAGTGGTTCCCGGAGGTGCGCAGGGCGTTGGGGCGCAAGCGGTTGCAGGAGATCGGGCTGACCATGCTCGACATCCGGCCGAAGGCCCCCAAGGACCCGCTGAAGATCCGCAGCGCGCACGCCTGA
- a CDS encoding NADPH-dependent F420 reductase, giving the protein MTTRPAIIGSGNIGSALARLFARAGVEVSIANTRGPESLPSFGSGVHAVTLEEALESDVLFLAIPFTAVERFGKSRPDWTGKTVVDTTNAYYTPNAEEILRGRLSTRYTAEQLPGAEVVKAFNQLPSETLAAEPGPGPGKRVVFLATDSPAAGDRIADLAVALGFAAVQLGRIDEGGRLIQAQNALVLRNFVEQPLR; this is encoded by the coding sequence ATGACCACACGTCCGGCGATCATCGGCAGCGGGAACATCGGCTCGGCCTTGGCCCGGCTGTTCGCCCGGGCCGGCGTCGAGGTGAGCATCGCCAACACCCGCGGGCCGGAATCGCTGCCGTCGTTCGGCTCCGGCGTGCACGCGGTGACGCTGGAAGAGGCGCTGGAGAGCGATGTCCTCTTCCTGGCGATCCCGTTCACCGCGGTCGAGCGGTTCGGCAAGTCCCGGCCGGACTGGACCGGCAAGACCGTCGTCGACACCACGAACGCCTACTACACACCGAACGCCGAGGAGATCCTGCGAGGCCGGCTGTCCACCCGCTACACCGCCGAGCAGCTGCCCGGCGCCGAGGTCGTCAAGGCCTTCAACCAGCTGCCGTCCGAGACCCTCGCGGCCGAACCCGGCCCGGGGCCGGGCAAGCGGGTGGTCTTCCTCGCGACCGACTCCCCGGCCGCGGGCGACCGGATCGCGGACCTCGCTGTCGCCCTCGGCTTCGCCGCGGTGCAGCTGGGCCGGATCGACGAAGGCGGCCGCCTGATCCAGGCGCAGAACGCCCTCGTGCTGCGCAACTTCGTCGAGCAGCCGCTGCGCTGA
- a CDS encoding STAS domain-containing protein: protein METPRPEGTGPANDLLTVTRQSAGDGDVSVRAAGEVDASTSPVLEDTLTAELAGGPRRLTLDLDSVTFFSSAGISTLMTVQLRCADRGTTFVVLAPRRVRRVIGLAGIDRVVTVLDSGTPGGT, encoded by the coding sequence ATGGAGACGCCGCGCCCGGAGGGCACCGGCCCCGCGAACGACCTGCTCACGGTGACCAGGCAGAGCGCCGGTGACGGCGACGTGAGCGTGCGGGCGGCCGGCGAGGTCGACGCCTCGACCAGCCCCGTCCTGGAAGACACGCTGACCGCGGAGCTCGCCGGCGGCCCGCGCCGGCTGACGCTCGACCTCGACTCCGTGACCTTCTTCAGCTCCGCCGGCATCTCGACACTGATGACCGTTCAGCTGCGCTGCGCCGACCGGGGAACGACGTTCGTGGTGCTCGCACCGCGCCGGGTCCGGCGGGTGATCGGCCTCGCCGGGATCGACCGGGTCGTGACCGTGCTCGACTCGGGCACCCCCGGCGGCACCTGA
- a CDS encoding zinc-dependent alcohol dehydrogenase, translated as MKAVTWHGKRDVRVEEVPDPKLEEPTDAIVRITSSGICGSDLHLYEVLGAFMTEGDILGHEPMGVVEEVGAEVTGLKPGDRVVVPFNISCGHCWMCDRGLQSQCETTQVTDQGKGAALLGYTKLYGQVPGGQAEYLRVPQAQYGPIKVPDGPPDERFVYLSDVVPTAWQAVEYANVPRDGTVVVFGLGPIGQMACRIARHRGAGQVIGVDLVPERLARAREHGATAIDTRDHKVIGDAIRQLTGGRGADSVIDAVGMEAHGAPVGKLAHNLVAMLPQPIGAKITEKAGIDRLSVVYAAIDSVRRGGTISLSGVYGGMVDPLPLMDMFDKQLQLRMGQANVRHWIDDIMPVLTGDGDPLGVEGFATHKLPLSDAPRAYDMFQKKLDGVQKILLQPVS; from the coding sequence ATGAAGGCAGTGACCTGGCACGGCAAGCGTGACGTCCGCGTCGAAGAAGTGCCGGATCCGAAGCTCGAAGAACCCACCGACGCGATCGTGCGGATCACCTCCAGCGGCATCTGCGGCTCTGACCTGCACCTGTACGAAGTGCTCGGGGCGTTCATGACCGAGGGCGACATCCTGGGCCACGAGCCGATGGGCGTGGTCGAGGAGGTCGGGGCCGAGGTGACCGGCCTGAAGCCGGGTGATCGCGTGGTGGTCCCGTTCAACATCTCCTGCGGCCACTGCTGGATGTGCGACCGTGGGCTGCAGTCGCAGTGCGAGACCACCCAGGTCACCGATCAGGGCAAGGGCGCCGCATTGCTCGGGTACACCAAGCTCTACGGCCAGGTACCCGGCGGGCAGGCCGAGTACCTGCGGGTCCCGCAGGCGCAGTACGGGCCGATCAAGGTCCCGGACGGCCCGCCGGACGAGCGGTTCGTCTACCTGTCCGACGTCGTCCCGACCGCCTGGCAGGCCGTCGAGTACGCGAACGTCCCCCGCGACGGCACGGTCGTGGTGTTCGGCCTCGGCCCGATCGGGCAGATGGCCTGCCGGATCGCCCGCCACCGCGGCGCCGGCCAGGTCATCGGCGTCGACCTCGTGCCGGAACGGCTCGCCCGGGCGCGCGAACACGGCGCCACCGCGATCGACACCCGCGACCACAAGGTCATCGGCGACGCGATCCGGCAGCTGACCGGCGGCCGCGGCGCCGACTCGGTGATCGACGCCGTCGGCATGGAGGCGCACGGCGCCCCGGTGGGCAAGCTCGCGCACAACCTGGTCGCGATGCTGCCGCAGCCGATCGGCGCGAAGATCACCGAGAAGGCCGGCATCGACCGGCTGAGCGTCGTCTACGCCGCCATCGACAGCGTGCGCCGCGGCGGCACGATCTCGCTGTCCGGGGTGTACGGCGGCATGGTCGACCCGCTGCCGCTGATGGACATGTTCGACAAGCAGCTGCAGCTGCGGATGGGCCAGGCGAACGTGCGCCACTGGATCGACGACATCATGCCGGTGCTGACCGGCGACGGCGACCCGCTCGGCGTCGAAGGGTTCGCCACGCACAAGTTGCCGCTGTCGGACGCGCCCCGGGCGTACGACATGTTCCAGAAGAAGCTCGACGGCGTCCAGAAGATCCTGCTGCAGCCGGTGTCCTGA